The Beijerinckiaceae bacterium RH AL1 genome has a segment encoding these proteins:
- a CDS encoding Nucleoside:proton symporter (ID:RHAL1_02478;~source:Prodigal:2.6), giving the protein MRGLLGIVVVLAIALALSEARGAIRWRVVLGGVLLQAAIAALFLKVPPAVALLVVLDRAVGTLQTATEAGTGLVFGYLGGGPLPFAETVPGGSFILAFRALPLVLVISALAALLSHWGLLQRIVGALAWVLRRTLGIGGAVGLAAAAHIFVGMIEAPLLIKPYLKGMSRGELFAVMSCGMAGIAGTMMVIYGAILGHAIPDSFSYILIAAVLSTPGALAISALMIPYPIDADAEAAIEPSADGSAMEAIVRGALEGISLVAAIIAMLIVLVAIVTLVNDVVGLIPLGGKPLSLQRLFAFGFRPLTWLIGIPWEQSGAAALLMGTKTVLNEFVAYLDLAHLPAAALDAHAKLVMTFALCGFANFGSLGIMLGGMTAMAPERRADIVALGWRSLVSGTLASLMSGAVAGLFV; this is encoded by the coding sequence ATGCGGGGGCTGCTCGGGATCGTCGTGGTGCTCGCCATCGCGTTGGCGCTGAGCGAGGCACGCGGCGCCATCAGATGGCGCGTCGTTCTTGGCGGCGTGCTGCTACAGGCGGCGATCGCCGCCCTGTTCCTCAAGGTCCCGCCGGCGGTGGCGCTGCTCGTCGTGCTCGATCGCGCGGTCGGCACGCTGCAGACGGCGACCGAGGCCGGCACCGGCCTCGTCTTCGGCTATCTCGGCGGCGGCCCGCTGCCGTTCGCCGAGACGGTGCCGGGCGGCAGCTTCATCCTGGCCTTCCGGGCGCTGCCGCTCGTGCTCGTCATCAGCGCGCTCGCCGCGCTGCTCTCGCACTGGGGCCTGCTGCAGCGGATCGTCGGCGCGCTCGCCTGGGTGCTGCGGCGAACGCTCGGCATCGGCGGCGCAGTCGGCCTCGCGGCGGCGGCGCACATCTTCGTCGGCATGATCGAGGCGCCGCTGCTCATCAAGCCTTACCTCAAAGGCATGAGCCGGGGCGAGCTGTTCGCCGTGATGAGCTGCGGCATGGCCGGCATCGCCGGCACGATGATGGTGATCTACGGCGCGATCCTCGGCCACGCCATCCCCGATTCGTTTTCCTACATCCTGATCGCCGCCGTGCTGTCGACGCCGGGCGCGCTCGCGATCTCCGCCCTGATGATCCCCTATCCCATCGATGCCGACGCCGAGGCGGCGATCGAGCCAAGTGCCGACGGCAGCGCGATGGAGGCGATCGTGCGCGGCGCGCTGGAGGGCATCTCGCTCGTCGCCGCGATCATCGCCATGCTGATCGTGCTCGTTGCGATCGTGACGCTCGTCAACGACGTGGTGGGGCTCATCCCGCTCGGCGGCAAGCCGCTGTCGCTGCAGCGGCTCTTCGCGTTCGGCTTCCGCCCGCTCACCTGGCTGATCGGCATCCCATGGGAGCAGAGCGGCGCGGCGGCGCTCCTGATGGGCACCAAGACCGTGCTCAACGAGTTCGTCGCCTACCTCGATCTCGCGCACCTGCCGGCCGCGGCGCTGGATGCGCATGCCAAGCTCGTGATGACCTTCGCGCTCTGCGGCTTTGCCAACTTCGGCAGCCTCGGCATCATGCTCGGCGGCATGACCGCGATGGCGCCGGAGCGTCGCGCCGACATCGTCGCGCTCGGCTGGCGCTCGCTCGTCTCGGGCACGCTGGCGTCGCTGATGAGCGGGGCGGTGGCGGGGCTGTTCGTCTAG